In one Balaenoptera ricei isolate mBalRic1 chromosome 20, mBalRic1.hap2, whole genome shotgun sequence genomic region, the following are encoded:
- the PIRT gene encoding phosphoinositide-interacting protein, which produces MEALPKALEVNEKSPESKDLLPSQTASSLCISSRSESVWTTHPRSNWEIYRKPIVIMSVGGAILLFGVVITCLAYTLNLGDKSLKVLKMIGPAFLSLGLMMLVCGLVWVPIIKKKQKQRQKSVFFQSLKSFFLNR; this is translated from the coding sequence ATGGAGGCTCTCCCCAAGGCCCTGGAGGTCAACGAGAAGTCTCCAGAATCCAAGGACCTGCTGCCCAGCCAGACCGCCAGCTCCCTGTGCATCAGCTCCAGAAGTGAGTCTGTCTGGACCACCCACCCCCGGAGTAACTGGGAAATCTACCGCAAGCCCATCGTCATCATGTCCGTGGGCGGTGCCATCCTCCTCTTCGGTGTGGTCATCACCTGCTTGGCCTACACCCTGAACCTGGGTGATAAGAGCCTCAAGGTCCTTAAGATGATAGGGCCTGCCTTCCTGTCTCTGGGACTCATGATGCTGGTGTGCGGGCTGGTGTGGgtgcccatcatcaaaaagaaacagaagcagagaCAGAAGTCAGTTTTCTTCCAGAGCCTCAAGTCCTTCTTCCTGAATCGCTGA